A region from the Leptolyngbya iicbica LK genome encodes:
- a CDS encoding alpha/beta fold hydrolase, with protein sequence MTTQILTAGTPDALWLSVNPSFRRLEQQLLLPLNRQVGQVAHWGYAQTPDEPSDLEVALTLLHDYLKGCDRPVHLIGHSTGGLVGLLYARRYPERVKSLTLLGVGVNPTLDWKANYYAQLDLLPCSRTRLLTQMVHRLFGQQHRRYLHGLRELLERDLIESLSLHSPLERFSLFPGGVAVPLLVAGGQADSIVDPVQVQGWYPWFKPGDRLWLCPHSRHFFYATHADATATEIVDFWQTVEGHNIAPPLLRSA encoded by the coding sequence ATGACGACTCAAATTTTGACTGCCGGTACCCCGGATGCCCTGTGGCTCAGCGTTAATCCCAGCTTTCGGCGATTGGAGCAGCAACTGCTGTTACCCCTCAATCGTCAGGTAGGGCAAGTTGCCCATTGGGGCTATGCGCAAACGCCAGACGAACCCAGCGACTTAGAGGTCGCGCTCACGCTGCTGCACGATTACCTCAAGGGCTGCGATCGCCCCGTGCATCTGATCGGTCACAGTACGGGCGGATTAGTCGGCTTACTGTATGCACGACGCTATCCCGAGCGGGTGAAATCACTCACGCTGCTGGGTGTCGGGGTCAACCCAACCCTGGACTGGAAAGCCAATTATTACGCCCAGTTAGATTTACTCCCTTGCAGCCGCACACGCCTACTCACCCAAATGGTGCATCGCCTCTTTGGGCAACAGCATCGGCGTTATTTACACGGCTTGCGAGAGCTGCTAGAACGCGACCTGATCGAGTCGTTATCACTGCACTCACCGTTAGAACGGTTTAGCTTATTTCCGGGCGGCGTCGCGGTGCCGCTGCTCGTCGCGGGGGGACAGGCGGACAGCATCGTTGACCCAGTGCAGGTGCAGGGGTGGTATCCCTGGTTCAAGCCAGGCGATCGCCTCTGGTTGTGTCCCCACAGTCGGCACTTTTTCTACGCCACTCATGCTGACGCGACCGCCACCGAGATTGTTGATTTTTGGCAAACCGTCGAAGGCCATAACATCGCGCCGCCGCTGTTGCGATCGGCTTAG
- a CDS encoding AAA family ATPase translates to MTFASSVRLFQTLVMSFHSAIVIETVEEERVRTLINKAINELQMAVFEWSVSQGLTRSQGNSQHRWTNEYAPPGTQKPQALDQTFEPVDALKHIAELPFQAIYWLKDLGPHLKDDDVVRRQLREVIQQFAQNRSTLVITGHSITLPPDIAQDVVYFDLKLPEPDELYRAISEVVRSLKGRISVEIQPDGIDELVQAMRGMTLQQARKVIAFAALDDGKLTADDVKRVLQRKVQVLHEDGLLDYVPPEMNPAQLGGFNGLKQWLQRARVGFGAQAKAFNLPTPRGILIVGIQGCGKSLAAKTIAREWQMPLLKLDAGRLYDKFIGESEKNFRRAVTLAETMSPAILWIDEIEKSMGQSDSDADGGLSRRLFGYFLTWLQEKSGDVFVVATANDLSRIPPELLRKGRFDEIFFVDLPDEAERAAILQIHLVRRKQDPQRFELAALVQATDGFSGAEIEQVIITSLYRAIYEQRPVDTELIINEVKSTVPLSISRREDLHALRIMAQERFVSVK, encoded by the coding sequence ATGACTTTTGCCAGCAGCGTTCGGCTATTTCAAACGTTGGTGATGTCGTTTCATTCCGCCATTGTGATTGAAACGGTCGAAGAAGAACGGGTACGGACGTTAATCAACAAGGCGATCAATGAGTTGCAAATGGCCGTCTTTGAATGGAGCGTGTCGCAAGGACTGACGCGATCGCAGGGCAACAGTCAACATCGCTGGACGAACGAATACGCCCCACCGGGCACCCAAAAACCCCAGGCTCTGGACCAAACTTTTGAACCCGTTGACGCCCTCAAACACATTGCCGAATTGCCGTTTCAGGCTATTTATTGGCTCAAAGATTTGGGGCCACATTTGAAAGATGACGACGTCGTGCGACGGCAGCTGCGGGAAGTGATTCAGCAATTTGCCCAAAATCGCTCGACCTTGGTAATCACCGGCCACAGCATCACCCTGCCGCCGGATATCGCTCAGGACGTGGTTTATTTTGACCTCAAGCTGCCTGAACCGGACGAGCTCTATCGGGCCATTTCTGAAGTGGTGCGATCGCTCAAAGGTCGCATCAGCGTCGAAATCCAACCCGATGGCATCGACGAACTCGTGCAAGCCATGCGCGGCATGACGCTACAGCAGGCCCGCAAAGTCATCGCCTTTGCCGCACTAGACGACGGCAAACTCACCGCCGATGACGTGAAACGGGTGTTGCAGCGCAAGGTGCAAGTACTGCACGAAGACGGCCTCTTAGACTACGTACCACCCGAAATGAATCCGGCTCAACTCGGCGGCTTTAACGGTCTCAAACAGTGGCTCCAACGGGCGCGGGTCGGATTTGGGGCGCAGGCCAAAGCTTTTAATTTGCCGACGCCTCGGGGCATTCTCATCGTGGGCATTCAGGGCTGTGGCAAGTCCTTGGCGGCCAAGACGATCGCCCGCGAGTGGCAGATGCCACTGCTGAAGCTGGATGCGGGACGGCTGTACGACAAGTTCATTGGCGAATCCGAAAAGAACTTTCGCCGCGCCGTCACCCTGGCAGAAACCATGTCCCCGGCGATTTTGTGGATTGACGAAATCGAAAAAAGTATGGGCCAGTCGGACAGTGATGCCGATGGCGGCCTGAGTCGGCGCTTATTTGGCTACTTTCTCACCTGGCTGCAAGAAAAGTCAGGCGACGTGTTTGTGGTAGCGACCGCCAACGACCTCTCCCGCATTCCCCCTGAGCTGTTGCGCAAGGGGCGCTTTGACGAGATTTTCTTTGTCGATCTGCCAGATGAGGCCGAGCGCGCCGCGATTTTGCAAATTCATCTAGTGCGGCGCAAGCAAGATCCGCAACGTTTTGAACTGGCGGCCCTGGTGCAGGCGACGGATGGCTTTAGCGGCGCGGAGATTGAGCAGGTAATCATTACGTCGCTATATCGCGCCATCTATGAGCAACGCCCGGTCGATACAGAACTCATCATCAACGAAGTGAAATCCACGGTGCCCCTTTCCATCAGCCGCCGCGAAGATCTGCATGCACTGAGGATCATGGCCCAAGAGCGCTTTGTCAGCGTGAAGTAA
- a CDS encoding tetratricopeptide repeat protein has product MNNQSVSRRWSPLADYAVLLGSGVGAVASLATQNAAVATVPMTALVAMGLLNRRRLDQMMQRGDRSLTDLEAKLTTEVTALSDQVSALPTPEAITQLQRSAIAYSDRNITHCIESIDRVERSFNQRLDQLAAPDLSGLHQETAALRDQYAEICTSVSNLSKQVERLSHLPRMESTEADVAQLKTEIMQLRVSLESVGSESKTAQATLQDAVRHLDRRLRQVPNGADPNMLKGEVRELIKAVSDLVPRRDFMALSEKLAIVQESQDSLRQTLDQLRSATDPTVLNGHAQAASTFDLQQFQIELTALSSGLKQVETRLEDISVPFDITAEIRGTTATYLSGLQWQLSLLEQQTQDLMEQQRGLTALPHSRLPGALHRLPESGQPDHQRCEWLMALRGQTSEPGWSVVDQALFQALDEVTERLVLVWPWSETVALDQHLVERFEELLAGGCRLEIGWCHPGDRHQGRLLKSIAQQWRLTTAQRRLLKSTLNQLLPLKQKYPDRFSFKILGTKEQFIVCDQQYAIVGLQSLPATSSVFPELDVRVKTHDPAVITQLLQRFEKPDVLPEDADAYFNRAVTRYDLRDAEGAMNDYAQVLRLTPGDAVALNNRGLIWAERKQYQRALEDFDHALSRDPHLFSARCNRGWLQMQRGYLDEAIADFTHAIQTPVNVAIPYFYRGYARQNLGDSLGAIADFTQAIQSNPRAALPYCYRGAAYQRQGDFNRAIHDLEAAASLMHAQGDHQALAQVTQALTSLKRVELTQPIALHSA; this is encoded by the coding sequence GTGAATAATCAATCTGTTTCTCGTCGCTGGTCTCCCCTCGCCGATTACGCCGTCTTGCTGGGGTCGGGGGTGGGCGCAGTCGCCTCTCTAGCTACGCAAAATGCGGCGGTGGCAACCGTCCCGATGACGGCGTTGGTGGCCATGGGCTTGCTCAACCGACGTCGCCTTGATCAGATGATGCAGCGCGGCGATCGCTCCCTGACCGATCTGGAAGCCAAGCTCACGACCGAAGTCACGGCCTTGTCAGACCAAGTGTCAGCCCTGCCGACTCCGGAAGCGATCACCCAGTTGCAGCGCTCGGCCATCGCCTATAGCGATCGCAACATCACCCACTGCATCGAGTCCATTGACCGGGTCGAGCGATCGTTCAACCAGCGCCTTGACCAGCTCGCTGCTCCCGACTTGAGCGGTCTGCATCAAGAGACCGCCGCCCTGCGCGACCAATATGCCGAAATTTGCACCTCGGTCAGTAACCTCAGTAAGCAAGTCGAGCGCTTGTCACACCTGCCTCGCATGGAGTCGACCGAAGCTGATGTCGCCCAGTTGAAAACTGAAATCATGCAGCTGCGCGTCAGCCTGGAAAGTGTGGGCAGCGAAAGTAAAACCGCCCAGGCTACTTTGCAAGACGCCGTGCGACACCTCGATCGCCGTTTGCGCCAAGTCCCCAACGGGGCTGACCCCAACATGCTCAAAGGTGAAGTGCGGGAGCTGATCAAAGCCGTCTCTGACCTGGTGCCCCGCCGCGATTTCATGGCCCTGAGTGAAAAGCTCGCCATCGTGCAGGAGAGCCAAGACTCTCTGCGACAGACCCTCGATCAACTGCGCTCAGCGACTGATCCAACTGTGCTGAATGGTCATGCCCAGGCCGCTTCTACCTTTGACCTGCAGCAGTTCCAAATCGAACTGACCGCACTGTCATCGGGGCTCAAACAAGTCGAGACCCGCTTGGAAGATATTTCCGTTCCCTTTGACATCACTGCAGAAATTCGTGGCACGACCGCTACTTACCTGAGCGGTTTGCAGTGGCAACTCTCTCTGCTCGAACAGCAAACCCAAGATTTGATGGAGCAACAGCGGGGATTGACGGCCTTGCCCCATAGTCGTTTGCCTGGGGCCCTGCACCGTCTGCCAGAAAGTGGCCAACCCGATCACCAGCGCTGCGAATGGTTGATGGCTCTAAGGGGGCAAACCTCAGAGCCGGGTTGGTCAGTGGTCGATCAGGCGCTCTTTCAGGCCTTGGATGAGGTGACTGAGCGTTTGGTGTTGGTGTGGCCTTGGTCGGAGACGGTGGCGTTAGATCAGCATTTGGTCGAGCGTTTTGAAGAATTGCTGGCGGGGGGCTGTCGGTTAGAAATTGGCTGGTGTCATCCGGGCGATCGCCACCAGGGTCGTTTGCTCAAGTCCATCGCCCAGCAATGGCGACTCACGACTGCCCAGCGCCGCCTGCTGAAATCGACTCTCAACCAGCTGTTGCCGCTCAAGCAAAAATATCCCGATCGCTTCTCCTTCAAGATTCTGGGCACTAAAGAGCAGTTCATCGTGTGCGATCAGCAATATGCGATCGTCGGCTTGCAGTCCTTACCCGCCACGAGCAGTGTGTTTCCAGAATTGGACGTGCGGGTCAAAACTCACGACCCGGCGGTGATTACCCAACTGCTGCAACGCTTTGAAAAGCCCGATGTGCTGCCCGAAGATGCTGACGCCTACTTTAATCGCGCCGTCACTCGCTACGACCTGCGTGATGCCGAAGGGGCCATGAATGACTATGCCCAAGTCCTGCGGTTGACGCCGGGGGATGCCGTTGCCTTAAACAATCGGGGCCTGATTTGGGCCGAGAGAAAGCAGTACCAGCGAGCGTTAGAAGACTTTGACCATGCCCTGAGCCGTGACCCCCACCTCTTCTCTGCCCGCTGCAATCGCGGTTGGTTACAGATGCAGCGAGGCTATTTGGATGAAGCGATCGCGGACTTTACCCACGCAATTCAAACCCCGGTGAACGTAGCGATTCCTTATTTTTATCGCGGCTATGCGCGGCAAAATCTGGGGGATAGCTTGGGGGCGATCGCCGACTTTACCCAGGCCATTCAAAGCAATCCCCGAGCGGCTTTACCCTATTGCTATCGTGGCGCAGCCTATCAACGGCAGGGCGACTTCAACCGGGCCATTCACGATTTAGAAGCGGCTGCCTCGCTCATGCATGCCCAGGGCGACCATCAAGCGTTGGCTCAGGTGACCCAAGCGCTTACCTCTCTCAAGCGAGTCGAGCTGACGCAGCCCATTGCTCTCCACTCTGCTTAG
- a CDS encoding histidine phosphatase family protein — translation MAKRLKSVELFLATSVLAMGAQGAIAANALDPEASEDAPTAIELLANGAGGEGGEGGEGGEGGEGGEGGEGGEGGEGGEGGEGGYSAEFEDQLSVTELADELRGGGYVIYFRHAQTEKDYADQADPNIDLNDCSTQRTLSEYGWRQSRVIGESFDELGIPVGEVFSSQYCRAWQTAFLAFGDYEKTPALNFFPAEEYTDEEFAFMRNNVMPYLTAMPTPGTNTVLVGHDDVFEAATGIYPEPQGIAYIVKPDGNGGFDLVANMTPEDWALIPD, via the coding sequence ATGGCGAAACGTTTGAAGTCTGTAGAACTGTTCTTAGCTACTAGCGTCCTAGCGATGGGTGCTCAGGGGGCGATCGCGGCTAACGCCCTCGACCCCGAAGCCTCTGAAGACGCACCAACTGCCATCGAATTACTGGCCAATGGTGCGGGTGGCGAAGGCGGTGAAGGCGGTGAAGGTGGCGAAGGCGGTGAAGGTGGCGAAGGCGGTGAAGGTGGCGAAGGCGGTGAAGGTGGCGAAGGCGGTGAAGGCGGGTACTCAGCGGAGTTTGAAGACCAACTTTCAGTCACTGAACTAGCTGATGAGCTGCGAGGTGGGGGTTATGTAATTTACTTCCGTCATGCTCAGACAGAAAAAGACTACGCTGACCAAGCGGATCCCAATATTGATCTAAACGACTGTTCGACGCAGCGGACGTTGAGTGAGTATGGCTGGCGTCAATCCAGGGTAATTGGCGAGTCCTTTGACGAATTAGGGATTCCCGTGGGTGAGGTGTTCTCTAGTCAATATTGTCGAGCTTGGCAGACCGCCTTTCTTGCCTTTGGCGACTATGAAAAAACTCCTGCGCTCAATTTCTTTCCGGCTGAAGAGTATACCGATGAAGAGTTTGCCTTCATGCGGAACAACGTCATGCCTTATCTGACAGCGATGCCCACGCCGGGAACCAACACCGTTCTCGTTGGCCATGATGACGTATTTGAAGCGGCTACGGGTATCTATCCTGAGCCCCAAGGCATTGCCTACATCGTGAAGCCTGATGGCAACGGAGGCTTTGACCTTGTGGCTAATATGACCCCTGAAGATTGGGCGCTGATTCCTGATTAA
- a CDS encoding ABC transporter ATP-binding protein, producing MLPQELTPWQALRRSLRLVAQAAPRELRRLAYINLITGIGPSISLLLSKIVIDEVTAYLKQGSTDPPMEVLLGNSLLLWSVAIALGVNLIVDSVDAIGTNLFASLRDRVEGFVRGKVLDKVSYFDDIALFEMPELLNLLELTEKGLARVQRLSFIVAATFVGVFTFIPSVLVSASIGWWVPLVLVVSATPSIFVEMRHHRKSWRVEETQSSVSRKMGIYSKAITSPDFAKEIRLFSLQDVLLDRWQGLFETLFSNMEQVRREGTLTVMAWSLLGGLGVAAPYIFVVLGVLNRTFTVGDLALYTGIILQLRRSLFILIAHTGDLYDVSLATAPIFQLLDLEPQLVSGSQRVLPSGSDRAHQGIQFQQVGFRYPGTDQPAVLENLTFHIQPGEMVALVGENGAGKTTLAKLLVRLYDPTVGQILWHGQDLKTLDLTALRSRIAVVMQDYARFPATLRENVGWGKMADLQDDDAIHTVLQEAGIAYLTDTLKHGLETPLGRQLENGIDLSGGQWQRVAIARALMRLHQAELLVFDEPTAALDPKNEHEIYRIFRSIAQGRMAVVVSHRLALAKLCDRIIVLEHGQILEAGTHDELMAQQGRYHSMFTRQASSYRDEPLYSSVG from the coding sequence ATGCTTCCTCAAGAACTCACCCCCTGGCAAGCGCTGCGCCGCAGCCTCCGCTTGGTGGCCCAGGCCGCCCCCCGAGAACTGCGGCGGCTGGCTTACATCAATCTGATTACGGGCATTGGACCGTCCATTTCATTGCTGCTGAGCAAAATTGTCATTGACGAAGTCACTGCCTACTTAAAGCAGGGCAGTACCGACCCGCCGATGGAGGTGCTGTTGGGCAACTCCCTGCTGTTGTGGAGTGTGGCGATCGCCCTGGGGGTGAACCTGATTGTGGACTCGGTGGATGCGATCGGGACGAATCTCTTTGCGTCGTTGCGCGATCGGGTCGAGGGCTTTGTGCGGGGCAAGGTGCTGGATAAGGTTTCGTACTTTGACGACATCGCCCTGTTCGAGATGCCGGAGTTGCTGAATCTGTTGGAACTTACTGAAAAGGGATTGGCGCGGGTGCAGCGGCTCTCCTTTATTGTGGCGGCGACCTTTGTGGGCGTGTTCACGTTCATTCCCTCAGTGTTGGTTTCCGCTTCCATCGGCTGGTGGGTGCCCTTGGTCTTGGTGGTCTCGGCGACTCCGTCTATTTTTGTGGAAATGCGCCACCATCGCAAAAGCTGGCGGGTGGAGGAAACTCAGTCGAGCGTCAGCCGCAAAATGGGCATCTACAGCAAAGCCATTACCAGTCCTGACTTCGCCAAAGAAATTCGGCTATTTTCCCTGCAAGATGTGCTGCTTGATCGCTGGCAGGGACTCTTTGAAACTCTGTTTAGCAATATGGAGCAGGTGCGCCGCGAAGGAACCCTGACGGTTATGGCCTGGTCGTTGTTGGGCGGGCTCGGCGTTGCGGCCCCTTACATTTTTGTTGTGCTGGGAGTGCTCAATCGCACGTTTACCGTGGGTGATTTGGCGCTGTATACCGGTATCATTTTGCAGCTGCGTCGCAGTCTCTTTATTTTGATTGCCCATACGGGCGATTTGTACGATGTGTCCCTGGCGACGGCGCCCATCTTTCAATTATTGGATTTGGAGCCGCAGCTGGTCTCGGGGTCGCAGCGGGTGTTGCCCTCAGGAAGCGATCGCGCTCACCAGGGTATCCAGTTTCAGCAGGTGGGGTTCCGCTATCCCGGTACTGACCAACCCGCTGTGCTAGAGAACCTGACGTTCCACATTCAGCCGGGAGAGATGGTAGCGTTGGTCGGGGAAAATGGCGCGGGCAAAACCACTCTGGCCAAGCTGTTGGTGCGTCTGTACGATCCCACTGTTGGCCAAATCCTCTGGCATGGGCAAGATTTGAAGACGCTGGATTTAACCGCCTTGCGATCGCGCATTGCCGTGGTGATGCAAGACTATGCGCGCTTTCCGGCGACGCTGCGAGAAAATGTGGGTTGGGGCAAAATGGCGGATCTGCAAGATGACGATGCCATTCACACGGTATTGCAAGAAGCGGGCATCGCCTACCTGACCGACACGCTCAAGCATGGGCTCGAAACGCCGCTCGGTCGCCAACTGGAAAACGGCATCGATCTCTCTGGCGGACAGTGGCAGCGGGTCGCAATCGCGCGGGCACTGATGCGGCTCCATCAAGCGGAACTGCTGGTATTTGATGAGCCCACCGCTGCCCTCGATCCCAAAAATGAGCACGAAATCTACCGCATCTTTCGGTCCATCGCGCAGGGCCGCATGGCGGTAGTGGTCAGCCATCGCTTGGCTCTGGCTAAGCTGTGCGATCGCATCATTGTGTTAGAGCATGGGCAGATTCTCGAAGCCGGTACCCATGATGAGCTGATGGCCCAGCAGGGACGCTATCACAGCATGTTTACCCGCCAGGCCAGCAGCTATCGTGATGAACCGCTCTATTCTTCTGTCGGTTAA
- a CDS encoding Fe2+-dependent dioxygenase gives MIFQIPHVLSDQELEQVRLALSEAEFIDGKLTAGWYAKEVKHNRQVQGDDGEEIRALIKSALLRHPLFQAAVRPKHIHSLLLSRYEIGMDYGRHTDNALMGQYRSDVSFTVFLSEPDAYQGGELVMEGADDEQCYKYPAGAAIAYPASTLHRVNPVTSGVRLAAVGWVQSWVKDPAQREILFDLDTVRRSLYAQSGKTDEFDLLCKSLANLIRRWSV, from the coding sequence ATGATTTTTCAAATCCCCCATGTCTTGTCTGACCAAGAACTGGAACAAGTACGACTCGCCTTGTCTGAGGCGGAATTTATTGACGGTAAACTGACGGCTGGCTGGTACGCCAAAGAGGTCAAGCACAATCGTCAGGTGCAAGGCGATGACGGTGAAGAGATCCGGGCATTGATCAAATCAGCCTTGTTGCGACACCCTCTATTTCAAGCTGCCGTACGTCCTAAACATATCCACTCCCTGCTGTTGAGCCGCTACGAAATCGGCATGGACTATGGGCGTCATACCGACAACGCCCTGATGGGACAATACCGCTCCGATGTTTCGTTCACCGTCTTTTTATCAGAGCCGGATGCTTATCAGGGCGGAGAACTGGTAATGGAAGGGGCTGATGATGAGCAGTGCTACAAATATCCGGCGGGGGCGGCGATCGCTTATCCCGCTTCCACGCTGCATCGCGTCAACCCAGTTACCTCAGGCGTGCGGTTAGCCGCTGTGGGTTGGGTACAGAGCTGGGTCAAAGATCCGGCCCAGCGAGAAATTTTGTTTGACTTAGATACGGTGCGGCGATCGCTCTACGCCCAATCCGGCAAAACCGACGAGTTCGACTTGCTGTGCAAGAGTCTGGCCAATCTCATCCGGCGGTGGTCAGTGTAG
- a CDS encoding Ycf66 family protein has product MLAYILAITVAIGSFSFYMAAFFVPEMHRRQDFFWSGLGMFYAVVLWFCAGRLTGAVLLGQLVSVVLLGGLGWHTLALRRDLTPELVQTPVAWEDVQKLTQDLQRLVRQYARLDDLASLTQSTWDSVTQLVANWRDRAATVPSPEAVADVPPLKRSPAYEFETAPGDGQAVPTEFATVASRQRPQPALAETLESPIMDEAAADAESSETAVSSGDTDRVTPSPVESTPSADDTTDASDVIDEATTQAVSTTPKPTAESSTATPRQKSTASVSPPPARSQTVAQTGQESSTRQSNPVAGAINWAGNLIGGGRKPKPQRGVIEIPPRPPSIPRDPNAAPTPSQSSKPTPQKSRPGKASRAVIDIPPRPPSIPRSPKPPSAPSTSGSVPPVQSTVEAETNWVDVGDTNPSAAKRPTESSASENQTTPPPTAPTSDEANWPEPKTNWPTGEAETTTRRDSSSPPDSTAAPADDTNWPDDGDTNWPD; this is encoded by the coding sequence ATGCTGGCCTACATCCTCGCCATCACCGTCGCCATTGGCAGCTTTAGTTTTTATATGGCGGCTTTTTTCGTGCCAGAGATGCATCGCCGCCAAGATTTTTTTTGGAGTGGGCTCGGCATGTTTTATGCGGTCGTGCTGTGGTTTTGCGCCGGACGACTCACCGGAGCCGTGCTGCTCGGACAGTTAGTCAGCGTCGTGCTGCTGGGGGGCTTGGGCTGGCATACCTTAGCCCTGCGTCGCGATCTCACGCCCGAGCTCGTGCAAACCCCAGTAGCTTGGGAGGATGTGCAAAAGCTCACGCAAGATTTGCAGCGGCTCGTTCGCCAATACGCTCGGTTGGATGATCTCGCTAGCTTGACGCAATCAACGTGGGATTCAGTAACTCAACTGGTGGCTAATTGGCGCGATCGCGCCGCTACCGTGCCATCTCCCGAAGCCGTCGCTGACGTGCCGCCGCTGAAGCGATCGCCCGCTTATGAATTTGAGACGGCTCCAGGCGATGGGCAGGCGGTCCCGACTGAGTTTGCGACTGTAGCCAGTCGCCAGCGGCCCCAGCCCGCCCTCGCTGAAACACTGGAGTCACCCATAATGGACGAGGCGGCAGCCGATGCCGAGAGCTCTGAGACCGCTGTTTCCTCAGGCGACACTGACAGGGTTACCCCGTCCCCGGTGGAGTCTACACCGTCAGCAGACGATACCACCGACGCCAGTGACGTGATCGACGAAGCCACCACGCAGGCAGTATCGACAACGCCCAAGCCAACCGCTGAATCCTCAACTGCAACGCCTCGTCAGAAGTCTACAGCCTCCGTTTCGCCGCCTCCGGCGCGGTCCCAAACAGTGGCGCAAACCGGCCAAGAATCATCGACTCGCCAGTCGAATCCGGTCGCTGGAGCCATCAATTGGGCTGGCAACCTCATCGGCGGCGGGCGCAAACCGAAGCCTCAGCGTGGGGTGATTGAAATCCCCCCGCGCCCCCCCTCTATCCCTAGAGATCCCAACGCGGCACCGACGCCATCACAGTCATCCAAGCCGACGCCCCAAAAGTCTCGCCCTGGTAAAGCGTCACGAGCGGTGATCGATATTCCGCCCCGACCACCATCAATCCCGCGATCGCCCAAGCCGCCATCAGCGCCCTCCACGTCTGGCTCAGTTCCCCCCGTGCAGTCCACCGTCGAGGCTGAGACTAATTGGGTGGATGTTGGCGACACGAATCCATCCGCAGCGAAGCGTCCTACTGAGTCCTCCGCGTCTGAAAACCAAACCACCCCTCCGCCCACGGCTCCCACCAGTGATGAAGCGAACTGGCCCGAGCCCAAAACTAACTGGCCGACCGGGGAAGCTGAGACGACAACCCGCCGCGACTCGTCCTCACCGCCCGACTCGACCGCCGCACCAGCTGACGATACCAATTGGCCAGATGATGGAGATACCAACTGGCCCGATTAG
- the fldA gene encoding flavodoxin FldA — MSKIGLFFGTQTGNTETLAEQIQRALGGEAVALLHDVADASLSDFEDFDYLVIGCPTWNVGELQSDWEAIYDDLDEIDFSGKQVAYFGVGDQVGYADNFQDAMGILEEKITSLGGTTVGYWPTEDYDFTASKAVRDGKFVGLALDEDNQADLTASRIATWAAQVKAAFGV, encoded by the coding sequence ATGAGCAAAATTGGTTTGTTTTTTGGCACCCAAACCGGCAACACTGAAACCCTGGCGGAACAGATTCAACGGGCGCTTGGCGGTGAAGCCGTGGCGCTGCTGCATGACGTGGCTGACGCCAGTCTGAGTGACTTTGAGGATTTTGATTATTTGGTCATTGGCTGCCCGACCTGGAATGTGGGGGAGTTGCAGTCTGACTGGGAGGCCATTTACGACGACTTGGATGAGATCGACTTTAGTGGCAAGCAGGTCGCCTATTTTGGGGTCGGTGACCAAGTCGGCTATGCCGACAATTTCCAAGATGCGATGGGGATTTTGGAGGAGAAAATTACGAGTTTAGGCGGGACGACGGTCGGTTATTGGCCCACAGAGGACTATGACTTTACGGCGTCGAAAGCGGTCCGTGATGGAAAGTTTGTGGGCTTAGCCCTGGATGAAGACAATCAAGCTGATTTGACGGCTAGCCGAATTGCCACTTGGGCCGCCCAAGTGAAAGCTGCTTTCGGGGTATAG
- a CDS encoding iron-sulfur cluster assembly accessory protein — translation MTTQTAPQQEKGILMSENALTHVKMLKEQQGGKDLCLRVGVRQGGCSGMSYMMDFEDPLNINSDHDEVYDYDGFRVVCDRKSLLYLYGLMLDYSTALIGGGFQFTNPNAAQTCGCGKSFGT, via the coding sequence ATGACTACACAAACAGCGCCACAACAAGAGAAAGGCATTTTGATGTCTGAGAATGCTTTGACCCACGTCAAAATGCTCAAAGAGCAGCAAGGTGGCAAGGATCTCTGCTTGCGGGTGGGCGTACGACAGGGAGGCTGTTCTGGCATGTCGTACATGATGGATTTTGAAGATCCCTTAAACATCAACAGCGACCATGATGAAGTCTATGACTACGACGGATTCCGGGTGGTGTGCGATCGCAAGAGCCTACTCTATCTGTACGGCCTCATGCTGGATTACAGTACCGCGCTGATCGGTGGCGGCTTCCAGTTTACGAACCCCAACGCGGCGCAGACCTGTGGCTGTGGCAAGTCGTTTGGCACTTAG